A genomic region of Rhipicephalus sanguineus isolate Rsan-2018 chromosome 3, BIME_Rsan_1.4, whole genome shotgun sequence contains the following coding sequences:
- the LOC119387847 gene encoding ubiquitin-conjugating enzyme E2 R2 isoform X1, translating to MAQQPTSSALRALGLEFKSLQEEPVEGFRVKLVNDDNLFEWEVAIFGPPDTLYEGGYFKAHMKFPPDYPYSPPTVRFLTKVWHPNVYENGDLCISILHPPIDDPQSGELPCERWNPTQNVRTILLSVISLLNEPNTFSPANVDASVMYRRWKDSKGADKEYENIIRKQVSATRLEADRDNVTVPTTIDEYCVKHRQKVTDDSAMSAEADMTDFYDDDYDDDLEDDEEDEEVEEEEDAGRGDGHQVGRRSTGPPHYKDDDDSGNGES from the exons ATGGCACAGCAGCCAACGAGTAGTGCACTACGAGCCCTGGGCCTAGAATTCAAGAGCCTCCAGGAGGAACCCGTTGAAGGTTTTCGGGTAAAACTGGTCAACGATGACAATCTCTTCGAATGGGAAGTGGCCATCTTCGGCCCGCCCGACACGCTCTACGAGGGTGGATATTTCAAG GCACACATGAAGTTTCCACCAGACTACCCGTACTCTCCTCCAACGGTACGCTTCCTCACCAAAGTTTGGCATCCCAACGTCTACGAA AATGGGGACCTGTGCATCTCTATTCTTCATCCGCCCATTGACGACCCTCAGAGTGGTGAGCTGCCCTGTGAACGTTGGAATCCCACACAGAATGTCAG gACTATCTTGCTCAGCGTCATCTCACTGTTGAACGAGCCCAACACTTTCTCTCCAGCCAACGTAGATGCCTCAGTCATGTATCGGCGCTGGAAAGATTCTAAGGGTGCTGATAAAGAGTATGAAAACATCATACG GAAGCAAGTGTCAGCCACGCGACTCGAGGCTGATCGTGACAACGTGACCGTGCCAACTACCATCGACGAGTATTGTGTCAAGCATAGGCAGAAAGTGACCGACGACTCTGCGATGTCTGCCGAAGCCGACATGACTGACTTTTATGATGACGACTACGACGATGACTTGGAAGACGACGAGGAAGATGAAGAagtagaagaggaagaagacgcgGGTCGCGGTGACGGCCACCAGGTTGGGCGCCGTAGCACAGGACCGCCTCATTACAAGGATGACGATGACTCGGGCAACGGTGAGTCCTGA